The Desulfonatronum sp. SC1 DNA window AGGTGATGCTCCTGCCCCTGGGCTGCGGAACCTCCTGGAGCCGGGACTGTGTCGACGACCTGTCCGAAGCTCTAGCCCGCTTCAACTCGCTGATTCTCGGCCCGGGACTCGGACGCTCTCCGGAGGCGGCGGCCTTTTGCCAAGCCCTTTTAGCCCTCGACCTGCCTCCTCTGGTTGGCGACGCGGACTTCCTTTACGCTTTGGCCCAAAATCCGGACCTTTTTGCCCAACTTCCGCTGAACTCCATCCTCACCCCCCACCCTGGCGAAATGGCGATGCTCAGCGGGCTGACCATCGAGCAGATCCAGGCAAACCGAATTGAAACAGCTCGGGAGTACGCCCGGAAATGGAACGTCATCCTGGTGCTCAAGGGTGCCGGAACGGTCATTGCTTCCCGCGAAGGGGCCGTGTATGTATCACCATTTGCCTGCTCAAACTTGGCGGTGGGAGGTTCCGGCGACGTGCTTTGCGGCGTCCTGGGCGCCCTGCTGGCCGCCGGACTCGACCCGCTGTCCGCCGCCAACGCGGGCGTGTACTGGCACGGCTTGACGGGTATGGAATTGAGGAAACGCTTTCCCCGGCGAGGCAATCTGGCTCGGGAGATCGCGGATATGCTGCCACATGTAGTGGCCTGAACAATACGGAGCAGAGAGGAGGCGCACAGGATGCGGACAGCCAAGGACATCATGACCCGGGACGTGGTCACCGTTACGCCGGATACGGACGTCAGCGCAGCGGCCAAAATTCTTTTGGAAAAGGACTTCAACGGCCTGCCCGTGCTGGATGAGCAAGGCAAGCTGGTGGGCGTACTCTGCCAAAGCGATCTCGTGGTCCAACAACGTGAATTCCCCTTGCCCTCCTTTTTCACCCTGCTGGGCGGCTTCGTGGCCCTGACCTCCCTGAGCCAACTCCAGCGTGCCGTGGACAAAATGGCCGCCACCAAGGTCAGCCAGGCCATGACCCCCGATCCGGTCAGCGTCTCCCCGAATACGCCGGTCAACAAGCTGGCCGACCTGATGGCCGAAAAGAAATATCACACTATCCCGGTGCTGGAAGAAGAAAAACTGGTCGGCGTGGTGGGCAAGAAGGACATTCTTCGTCTTCTGGCCAGTTCTGAGGAATAACTCAATCAGATCCAAGCCAATCGTGTATCCCGCCTCAAACCGAGGCGCGCGCCCAATGCCTTCACCGTCAACTCCGCTTCATCTGTACCTCAAGGATAGCGACGCCACCATTGCCCTTGGCGTCAGCTTCGTCGAGGTCATGCGCGCCTTGGGCGTGTATCCGGCGCTCTTGCTGGACGGCGAGTTGGGGGCTGGGAAGACCACGTTCACCCGGGGCGCGGTTCAGGCCCTGCCCGGCGGAGATGAGGCCGAGGTGGCCAGCCCCAGCTTCAATTACCTGAACGTCTACCCCACCGAGCCGGAGACGTATCATTTCGACTTTTACCGACTGCAAGGCCGGGGGGTGGACGACGAATTATTCTGCGCCCTGCACGAACCGGCCCGGCTGATCATCGCGGAATGGACCGCGTATTGTCGGCCCGACGACCTGCCGGCGGACCATCTGGGCGTGCGGTTCAGCGTGGTCCCGGACGGTCGTCAAGCCGCGGTCCAGGCCCACGGAACCATGGCCGAGGCAGTGCTTCGGCGGTTGCGGGACCTGCTGCCCACGCATTATTTTTTTCACGACGCCCTGCAAGGAGGAGATCCGAGATGCGGATCGTAGTTCAAAAATTCGGCGGCACGTCCGTGGCCAACCTGGAGTGCATGCGCCAGGTCATGGCCAAAAACCAAAAAGTCCTGGACCAGGGGGCCAAGCTGGTCGTGGTTCTCTCGGCCATGGCTGGTGAAACCAACCGCCTACTGGGCATGGCCAAACAATGGAGCACCCGACCCGACCCCTGGGAGATGGACGCATTGGTGGCCACCGGAGAGCAGGTCTCCGTGGCTCTTTTCGCCATGCTGCTCAAGGATCACGGTATCCGGGCCCGGTCCGTGCTCGGCCATCAGGCTGAAATCCTGACCGACTGCTCCGCGGGTCGGGCCAGGATTCTAGGAATCAACACCGAGCGACTCATGGAACTGCTGGAAAAGCACGACGTCCTGGTGGTCGCGGGGTTTCAGGGCTGTGACATTCGCCAACGGATCACCACCTTGGGTCGGGGAGGCTCGGACACCTCGGCCGTGGCCATGGCCGCCGCGTTGCATGCTGATCTGTGTGAAATCTTCACGGACGTGGACGGCGTGTACACCACGGACCCGAACATCTGTCCCAAGGCCCGCAAGATCAACCGGATCACCTATGACGAGATGCTGGAAATGGCCAGCATGGGGGCCAAAGTGCTCCAAATCAGGTCCGTGCAATTCGCCAAAAAATATTCGGTCCCGGTGCATGTCCGTTCGACGTTTTCCGATGAACCGGGAACCATTGTCACCAAGGAGGAAGAAGGCATGGAAGAAGCGCTGGTGTCCAGCATCGCCTACGACAAGG harbors:
- a CDS encoding CBS domain-containing protein, encoding MRTAKDIMTRDVVTVTPDTDVSAAAKILLEKDFNGLPVLDEQGKLVGVLCQSDLVVQQREFPLPSFFTLLGGFVALTSLSQLQRAVDKMAATKVSQAMTPDPVSVSPNTPVNKLADLMAEKKYHTIPVLEEEKLVGVVGKKDILRLLASSEE
- the tsaE gene encoding tRNA (adenosine(37)-N6)-threonylcarbamoyltransferase complex ATPase subunit type 1 TsaE, with product MPSPSTPLHLYLKDSDATIALGVSFVEVMRALGVYPALLLDGELGAGKTTFTRGAVQALPGGDEAEVASPSFNYLNVYPTEPETYHFDFYRLQGRGVDDELFCALHEPARLIIAEWTAYCRPDDLPADHLGVRFSVVPDGRQAAVQAHGTMAEAVLRRLRDLLPTHYFFHDALQGGDPRCGS
- a CDS encoding aspartate kinase codes for the protein MRIVVQKFGGTSVANLECMRQVMAKNQKVLDQGAKLVVVLSAMAGETNRLLGMAKQWSTRPDPWEMDALVATGEQVSVALFAMLLKDHGIRARSVLGHQAEILTDCSAGRARILGINTERLMELLEKHDVLVVAGFQGCDIRQRITTLGRGGSDTSAVAMAAALHADLCEIFTDVDGVYTTDPNICPKARKINRITYDEMLEMASMGAKVLQIRSVQFAKKYSVPVHVRSTFSDEPGTIVTKEEEGMEEALVSSIAYDKDQARVTLMDVYDEPGVAATIFAPISDADIVVDMIVQNPSREGRTDMTFTVPRGDLDGTIRILERLKTEIGAPAVVSDAHVSKVSIIGVGMRNHSGVAAMAFTALKNEGINILMISTSEIKISILLDEKYTELAVRTLHETFGLDKTEASLHCEQT